DNA sequence from the Cardiobacteriaceae bacterium TAE3-ERU3 genome:
CGAGTGACACGCACATCAGTGAATGACAGCATGGTAGCGTGTGGGTGATCGAGTACGTCACCCACAGCTGAGGCCAGATCACGGCGCATTTGTTCGCCAATGCGTTTGGTTCTGTCTACACCTTTAGGCATTACAGACTCCGCTCAACGCTGACGCGCTCGTAACACTCAATTTGGTCGCCCACTTTGACGTCGTTGTAGTTCTTAACGCCGAGGCCACATTCTGTACCGGCACGCACTTCTGCAACGTCATCTTTAAAGCGGCGCAATGATTCAAGCTCACCTTCGTAGATAACCACGTTATCGCGCAGCACGCGAATCGGGTTAGAACGCTTCAGTACACCATCTTCAACGATACAACCGGCAATCGCACCAAGCTTTGACGAACGGAATACATCGCGAACTTCTGCAACACCAATGATGTTCTCCTGAATTTCAGGTGACAACATACCTTGCATCGCATCACGAACCTGATCAATCGCTTCGTAGATGATGCTGTAGTAACGCAGGTCAACACCCTCTTCTTCGATCAGCTTCTTCGCATTGGATTCAGCACGAACGTTAAAGGCAATGATGATCGCTTCAGACGCTATTGCGAGCTGAGCATCAGATTCTGAAATACCACCAATACCAGTTGAAACGATATTCACCTTGACTTCATCGGTAGACAATTTGACTAATGAGTCAGACAACGCTTCAACGGAGCCCTGAACGTCAGCCTTGATCATCAAGTTAACGGTGTGAACTTCACTATCGCCAACATTATTGAATAGATTTTCCAGTTTTGCCTTCTGTTGGCGGGCAATTTTGACTTCTTTAAACTTGCCTTGGCGGAAGTTGGCAATTTCACGCGCTTTACGCTCGTTCTCAACGATGACGACATCATCACCAGCATTTGGTGTGCCTGAAAGGCCTAAAATCTCAACCGGTGTTGATGGCCCTGCTTCATCAAGTTCGTTACCATGCTCATCAAGCATTGCACGAATACGCCCATATTCCATACCAGCAAGAATAATGTCACCTTTTTTCATCAAGCCGGCTTTAACCAGAATTGTTGCGACGCTACCGCGGCCACGATCAAGGCGTGATTCAACGACTACACCTTTACCAACGCCAGTTGCAGGAGCTTGAAGCTCAAGGATCTCTGATTGAATCAATACTTGCTCAAGCAAATCATCAATGCCTTCACCAGTTTTGGCCGAAACATGGGCAAATAAATGCTCGCCGCCCCAGTCTTCAGAAATAATACCGTGCTGTGAGAGTTCAGATTTAACTCTATCAGGGTCAGCTTCAGGCTTATCCATTTTGTTGACTGCAACAATCAGCGGAACACCTGCTGCTTTTGCGTGCTGTATAGCTTCAACCGTCTGTGGCATAACCCCATCATCAGCTGCGACGACAAGGATAACCACATCAGTAACATCAGCACCGCGCGCACGCATTGCTGTAAAGGCTGCGTGTCCCGGGGTGTCGAGGAAGGTGATTTGTCGCCCGCCATCAGTAGTCACGCGGTATGCTCCGATATGCTGGGTAATACCGCCAGCTTCACCAGCTGTTACCTTGGTGTTACGGATATAATCAAGCAATGAAGTCTTACCATGGTCAACGTGACCCATGATCGTTACAACCGGTGCGCGTTCAGCCATCTCGCCTGCATTTTCATCTGCTTCAGCAAAGACCTGCTCTTCGAGTTGGTTTTCTTTGAGTAACACGTATTTATGGCCAAGTTCCTCCGCCACCAGAGCAGCAGTTTCTTGATCAAGAATTTGGTTGATGGTGACCATTGAGCCCATTTTCATCATTGCCTTGATCAAATCACTGGCTTTGACGCTCATTTTTTGTGCCAATTCGCCTACAGTAATCGTCTCAGGAATACGGACTTCTTTACTCACTGGCGCTACCGGCTTTTCAAATTTACCACCTTTGCGCTCACTACGACCCTTGGCTTGGCCACGGCCACCACCACGGCGATCATCGTCATTACCACGAACAGCACGCTTTCCTGAACGGTCGCTTTTGCTGCCATGATATTGCTTATCTTTGGCTTGAATATGGAAGCGAGTCTCTGCTTCTTCTTCATAGCCTTCACGCTTTTTGACGTCTTCAAGTGCGGCCTGGCGCTCACGCTCAA
Encoded proteins:
- the infB gene encoding translation initiation factor IF-2; the encoded protein is MTVAELAKQLKIPVNRLLDLIKEAQIDVSDADQTMSPAQKVALTKHLQSRKSGKLSMSPRSNNAKKTSEKPKEARKPAAGKSAKSKKTASAAATEKKLSPLEIAKQMAEKKRMEQGEVMRDNEERERREAEEAERQRIAEEKARKERKEKEAEAEAKAESERKKLEEKFQSQLAEQEKDRKAREEAEAKANAEEQLRKQKEREARSAKEKEQLERERQAALEDVKKREGYEEEAETRFHIQAKDKQYHGSKSDRSGKRAVRGNDDDRRGGGRGQAKGRSERKGGKFEKPVAPVSKEVRIPETITVGELAQKMSVKASDLIKAMMKMGSMVTINQILDQETAALVAEELGHKYVLLKENQLEEQVFAEADENAGEMAERAPVVTIMGHVDHGKTSLLDYIRNTKVTAGEAGGITQHIGAYRVTTDGGRQITFLDTPGHAAFTAMRARGADVTDVVILVVAADDGVMPQTVEAIQHAKAAGVPLIVAVNKMDKPEADPDRVKSELSQHGIISEDWGGEHLFAHVSAKTGEGIDDLLEQVLIQSEILELQAPATGVGKGVVVESRLDRGRGSVATILVKAGLMKKGDIILAGMEYGRIRAMLDEHGNELDEAGPSTPVEILGLSGTPNAGDDVVIVENERKAREIANFRQGKFKEVKIARQQKAKLENLFNNVGDSEVHTVNLMIKADVQGSVEALSDSLVKLSTDEVKVNIVSTGIGGISESDAQLAIASEAIIIAFNVRAESNAKKLIEEEGVDLRYYSIIYEAIDQVRDAMQGMLSPEIQENIIGVAEVRDVFRSSKLGAIAGCIVEDGVLKRSNPIRVLRDNVVIYEGELESLRRFKDDVAEVRAGTECGLGVKNYNDVKVGDQIECYERVSVERSL